Proteins from a single region of Candidatus Polarisedimenticolia bacterium:
- a CDS encoding class I SAM-dependent methyltransferase, whose product MLSAVERRTRCVLCGRSADVSSPGAGGYRVCAGCDVAWRDIEDSPDAAADWEQHYYAESAIKELHERRRSGLAAIARRISEVCPWRGRLLDLGAGIGIFMKEAASLGWAVEGVEPSAIAARAARDLTHATIHEGLFEQVALPAGSYDAVTFFDALRTVPDPLAFLARARSVLRPGGILVVREVDRRAEVGQVWLKQALGKAQPAAGNSGFEYRQCFSPKSLRFAYREAGLVGTWVEPSPVFVEPDSGTSRVASLFKWSIGAVSGGAYRMTAGRLVLGPNLLAFGRAPGGSADRAEARPGRNPGDRR is encoded by the coding sequence ATGCTCTCAGCAGTGGAGCGCAGGACACGCTGCGTACTTTGCGGGCGCAGCGCCGATGTCTCCTCGCCAGGAGCGGGAGGCTACCGCGTCTGTGCCGGGTGCGACGTGGCCTGGCGCGATATCGAGGATTCGCCGGATGCCGCCGCCGACTGGGAGCAGCATTACTACGCCGAGAGCGCCATCAAGGAGCTGCACGAGCGGCGCCGGTCGGGACTGGCGGCAATCGCCCGCCGCATCTCGGAAGTCTGTCCCTGGCGGGGACGCCTGCTGGACCTTGGCGCCGGCATCGGAATCTTCATGAAAGAGGCCGCCTCGCTCGGATGGGCGGTGGAAGGGGTCGAGCCCTCCGCGATCGCCGCGCGGGCGGCGCGGGATCTCACCCACGCGACCATCCATGAAGGACTGTTCGAGCAAGTCGCCCTGCCGGCGGGAAGCTACGACGCCGTCACCTTCTTCGACGCGCTGAGGACCGTGCCCGATCCTCTCGCCTTCCTGGCGCGGGCCCGCTCGGTCCTCAGGCCGGGAGGCATTCTCGTGGTGCGTGAGGTGGACCGCCGGGCCGAGGTGGGACAGGTGTGGCTCAAGCAGGCGCTGGGCAAGGCCCAGCCTGCGGCGGGAAACAGCGGGTTCGAATACCGGCAATGCTTCTCGCCGAAGAGCCTGCGTTTTGCCTATCGCGAAGCCGGGCTGGTGGGAACATGGGTCGAGCCGTCGCCGGTATTTGTGGAGCCCGATTCGGGGACGAGCCGGGTGGCGTCGCTCTTCAAATGGTCGATCGGCGCGGTTTCCGGCGGCGCCTACCGGATGACCGCCGGCCGCCTGGTGCTGGGGCCGAACCTGCTGGCGTTCGGACGCGCACCGGGCGGCAGCGCTGATCGCGCCGAAGCGCGCCCGGGACGGAACCCGGGAGATCGCCGATGA
- a CDS encoding GNAT family N-acetyltransferase: protein MSNGSPPLRGTMVPLSHFPRWDQRIVGFPQKSIFHETAWLRYLEKEQGGQAVVLRIVDAKGRERALWPGLTVRKGPIRIFGSPLRGWGTVSMGPLYHEGDADRLMGAAERALAQGGVHHWEFVSQTLGHPPPGLGYRFEFSDTHRIPLGPDDDAMWHRLEQRCRTAVRKAWKCGLSSRLAVDGGFLDPLYELVAATFGRKRTTPPYDGARLKRLWDTLFPLGKAFGVEILHGSTLASAAVFISDGTDVYAWSQASAPPFNAMCPNNLLYWEAMRHSSRLNASYLHLPGAPGSSIGRFKESFNPEIFRFPFWIRDRSAVLRWGRRLYFEWQSGLARWRYHSSRAAK from the coding sequence ATGAGCAACGGGTCTCCTCCCCTGCGCGGGACGATGGTGCCGCTGAGCCACTTTCCCAGATGGGATCAGAGGATCGTCGGCTTTCCGCAGAAATCGATCTTCCACGAGACGGCCTGGCTGCGCTATCTCGAAAAAGAGCAGGGAGGCCAGGCGGTCGTGCTGCGCATCGTCGACGCGAAGGGACGTGAGCGCGCGCTCTGGCCGGGCCTGACGGTGCGCAAGGGGCCGATTCGGATCTTCGGCTCTCCCCTGCGCGGCTGGGGAACCGTGTCGATGGGTCCGCTCTATCACGAAGGAGACGCCGATCGCTTGATGGGGGCCGCGGAGCGGGCGCTGGCTCAGGGCGGGGTGCACCATTGGGAGTTCGTCAGCCAGACTCTCGGCCATCCGCCCCCGGGACTGGGATATCGCTTCGAGTTCAGCGACACCCATCGCATCCCGCTGGGGCCGGACGACGATGCCATGTGGCACCGACTGGAGCAGCGCTGCCGCACAGCCGTCCGCAAGGCCTGGAAGTGCGGGCTGAGCAGTCGTCTCGCCGTCGACGGCGGATTCCTGGATCCTCTTTACGAGCTGGTCGCCGCGACCTTCGGAAGGAAGAGGACCACGCCGCCCTACGACGGCGCCCGCCTCAAGCGGCTCTGGGACACCCTGTTCCCCCTCGGAAAGGCCTTCGGCGTCGAGATCCTGCACGGGTCCACCCTCGCCTCCGCGGCCGTGTTCATCAGCGATGGAACCGATGTCTATGCCTGGTCGCAGGCTTCGGCGCCGCCCTTCAACGCAATGTGCCCGAACAACCTCCTGTACTGGGAGGCGATGCGCCATTCGAGCCGCCTGAACGCCTCCTACCTGCACCTGCCGGGAGCCCCCGGCAGTTCCATCGGTCGTTTCAAGGAATCGTTCAACCCGGAGATTTTCCGTTTTCCCTTCTGGATTCGCGACCGGAGCGCGGTGCTCCGCTGGGGAAGGCGCCTCTACTTCGAATGGCAATCGGGCCTCGCGCGCTGGCGCTACCACTCGTCCCGAGCGGCGAAGTGA
- a CDS encoding SRPBCC family protein — MRLFKKIVLGLVVLVALLSGVGFLLPRQVHVERTALIEATPATLYTVLNNFKMFNRWSPWAGLDPAAEYAYAGPATGVGSSLSWKGDPKKVGSGKQEIIESTPFSSVKTRLDFAGEGTATALFTLTKEGSGTRVVWGFDTDLGANPLSRYFGLMIGKMVGSDYEKGLASLKTLAEGMPKADFSDLKVEEVQVSPTTVAYVSATCRKDESEIARTIGESYAQVNLFMASRRLKQAAPVQTINRKWGDSGYEFDAAIPLDRPPEKEIPPDSAVQVKQTYGGKALKVVHTGPYRELAATYEKLLAYMAASGIEPSESPWDEYVSDPGMTAESQLVTNVFVPIS; from the coding sequence ATGCGCCTGTTCAAGAAGATCGTTCTGGGACTCGTCGTCCTGGTGGCGCTGCTGTCCGGCGTCGGCTTCCTCCTGCCGCGCCAGGTGCACGTCGAGCGCACCGCGCTCATCGAGGCGACGCCGGCGACGTTGTATACCGTGCTGAACAATTTCAAGATGTTCAACCGCTGGTCCCCCTGGGCGGGCCTCGATCCGGCTGCCGAGTACGCCTATGCGGGGCCGGCTACCGGCGTCGGCTCGTCGCTGAGCTGGAAGGGGGATCCGAAGAAAGTGGGATCGGGCAAGCAGGAAATCATCGAGAGCACGCCATTCTCCTCGGTGAAGACCCGCCTCGATTTCGCGGGCGAAGGGACCGCCACGGCGCTGTTCACCCTCACCAAAGAGGGCAGCGGCACCCGCGTCGTCTGGGGATTCGATACCGACCTCGGGGCGAACCCGCTGAGCCGCTATTTCGGGTTGATGATCGGCAAGATGGTCGGCAGCGACTACGAGAAGGGACTGGCGTCGCTGAAAACGCTGGCCGAGGGGATGCCGAAGGCCGACTTCTCGGACCTCAAGGTGGAGGAGGTACAGGTCTCCCCCACCACCGTGGCTTATGTCTCCGCAACCTGCCGCAAGGACGAGTCGGAGATCGCCCGCACCATCGGCGAGTCGTATGCCCAGGTGAACCTGTTCATGGCCTCCCGCAGGCTGAAGCAGGCCGCGCCGGTGCAGACCATCAATCGCAAGTGGGGGGATTCCGGATACGAGTTCGACGCCGCGATTCCCCTGGACAGGCCCCCCGAGAAAGAGATACCCCCTGACTCGGCGGTGCAAGTGAAACAGACCTATGGGGGCAAGGCGCTCAAGGTGGTGCACACCGGCCCTTACCGGGAGCTGGCGGCAACCTACGAAAAGCTCCTGGCCTATATGGCGGCGAGCGGCATCGAGCCGTCGGAAAGTCCCTGGGACGAGTATGTCAGCGATCCGGGCATGACCGCTGAATCGCAGCTCGTCACCAACGTCTTCGTTCCCATCAGTTAG
- a CDS encoding helix-turn-helix domain-containing protein: MATTTFGETLKREREKRKISLREVSEATKIGVRHLEAMESNHLERLPGGLFNKGFIRAYAKFLELDPEALVSSYLYDVAHLPGASEARRRVEAAMAENAIPIAWQELAKSRSRRRPSGGVLAALGAAVVVIAAGAWLLSARAPAMDREEPAEAEPAQKAGLLRPRGAEAKTPAQPAGSVPGPAEMAAEPETTSGPAEARPAPGAAPGEPAHLEKRAPWRLALFLSTTETTDVSLYCGGVETLSRELMPGETVSISCASEAFLSASNAGALLVRVNGKDCMPLGERGTELVNFPLNREQTRDICSDDREPS; encoded by the coding sequence ATGGCGACCACGACATTCGGCGAAACCCTGAAGCGGGAGCGCGAGAAGCGGAAGATCTCGCTGCGCGAGGTTTCTGAAGCGACCAAGATCGGCGTCCGCCACCTCGAGGCCATGGAATCCAACCATCTCGAGAGGCTCCCGGGCGGGCTGTTCAACAAGGGGTTCATCCGCGCCTACGCCAAGTTCCTGGAGCTGGACCCCGAGGCGCTGGTCAGCTCCTATCTCTACGATGTCGCGCACCTGCCGGGAGCCTCCGAAGCGCGCCGGCGGGTGGAGGCTGCGATGGCCGAAAACGCCATCCCGATCGCGTGGCAGGAGCTGGCGAAAAGCCGCTCGCGCCGGCGGCCTTCGGGCGGCGTCCTGGCGGCGCTGGGCGCCGCGGTCGTGGTGATCGCAGCGGGGGCCTGGCTGCTGAGCGCCCGGGCACCCGCCATGGACCGGGAAGAGCCGGCCGAGGCCGAGCCGGCGCAGAAAGCCGGATTGCTGCGGCCCCGGGGCGCCGAGGCGAAGACGCCGGCACAGCCGGCGGGAAGCGTTCCGGGCCCCGCCGAGATGGCCGCGGAGCCCGAGACAACGAGCGGCCCTGCAGAGGCACGCCCCGCCCCCGGCGCTGCTCCCGGAGAGCCGGCACACCTGGAGAAGCGGGCCCCCTGGCGCCTGGCGCTGTTCCTGAGCACGACGGAGACGACCGACGTCTCGCTCTACTGCGGTGGGGTGGAAACGCTGTCACGCGAGCTGATGCCGGGAGAAACGGTGTCGATCTCCTGCGCCTCCGAGGCCTTCCTCAGCGCCTCGAACGCCGGGGCGCTCCTCGTCAGGGTCAACGGCAAGGATTGCATGCCCCTGGGCGAGCGCGGAACCGAGCTGGTCAACTTTCCTCTGAACCGCGAGCAGACTCGGGACATCTGCTCCGATGACCGGGAGCCTTCGTGA
- a CDS encoding tetratricopeptide repeat protein, which produces MRLLQSVRSQLGNYHLKSGIYHFYRNEFKQAIEFFAKALQNPERLDEADLRMTRYYLTQTHITAGELAEEAGDLPRAIESYGTALADSPEYPDIHFRIGMLYVRLGDLEKAVASLRRAVELHPSYLEAQVHLAFTLLSCARMAEAMESFERVRAITLAMVEDPFRQAQEAAARGDLAETAERMRDAFQRRPQSFAYHYRRGLKALQAGRLEPAAEDLKQAVLFNPRFADVHNFLGVAYGELGQRPAAIAEFRQAIEYNPDYLVARLNLAYMLAEGNEVKEAVAELTAVLSKEPTNQAARLKLEELTQEREERARIG; this is translated from the coding sequence ATGAGACTTCTCCAATCGGTCCGCAGCCAGCTGGGCAACTATCACCTGAAGTCGGGCATCTACCACTTCTATCGCAACGAGTTCAAGCAGGCGATCGAGTTCTTCGCCAAGGCCCTGCAGAATCCCGAGCGCCTCGACGAGGCCGATCTGCGGATGACGCGCTATTACCTGACCCAGACCCACATCACGGCCGGCGAGCTGGCGGAGGAGGCCGGCGACCTGCCGCGCGCCATCGAATCGTACGGCACGGCGCTCGCCGACTCCCCCGAGTATCCCGACATTCACTTCCGCATCGGCATGCTCTACGTGCGGCTGGGAGACCTGGAAAAAGCCGTGGCCAGCCTGCGGCGCGCCGTCGAGCTCCACCCCTCCTACCTGGAGGCCCAGGTCCATCTCGCCTTCACGCTGCTCTCCTGCGCCCGCATGGCGGAGGCGATGGAGTCGTTCGAGAGGGTGCGCGCCATCACCCTGGCCATGGTCGAGGATCCTTTCCGCCAGGCGCAGGAGGCGGCGGCGCGCGGCGATCTGGCCGAGACCGCCGAGCGCATGCGGGACGCCTTCCAGCGGCGGCCCCAGAGTTTCGCTTATCATTACCGCCGCGGGCTGAAGGCGCTGCAGGCGGGGCGGCTGGAGCCGGCCGCCGAGGATCTCAAGCAGGCGGTGCTGTTCAACCCGCGCTTCGCGGACGTGCACAACTTCCTGGGGGTCGCCTATGGGGAGCTCGGGCAGCGGCCGGCCGCGATCGCGGAGTTCCGCCAGGCCATCGAGTACAATCCCGACTACCTGGTCGCGCGGCTGAACCTGGCCTACATGCTGGCGGAAGGAAATGAGGTCAAGGAAGCGGTCGCGGAGCTGACGGCGGTGCTCTCCAAGGAGCCCACCAATCAGGCGGCCCGGCTGAAGCTCGAAGAGCTCACCCAGGAACGAGAGGAGCGCGCGAGGATCGGATGA
- a CDS encoding Stp1/IreP family PP2C-type Ser/Thr phosphatase: MKTTAAGLSDVGRKRKGNEDSYHIDLERGLFIVADGMGGHAAGEVASRLAVQTIQEFMRISDTDSEITWPFEFDQSLSEGGNRIQAAIQLANREIVRHMQIKEEHRGMGTTVVTAVVHDDACYIGHVGDSRAYLIRGGQIRQLTRDHTFVNEQVEKGFMSKAEAERHPARNILTRAVGSAEELTVDLSETRLQRGDFVLLCSDGLSSMAEDAEILQVVEEKGTNLEEACRGLVALANEHGGWDNVTAVLIHAD; this comes from the coding sequence ATGAAGACGACGGCCGCAGGCCTCAGCGACGTGGGCCGCAAGCGCAAAGGGAACGAGGACTCCTACCACATCGACCTGGAGCGTGGGCTGTTCATCGTCGCCGACGGCATGGGCGGGCACGCGGCGGGCGAGGTCGCCTCGCGCCTGGCGGTGCAGACGATCCAGGAGTTCATGCGGATTTCCGACACCGACTCGGAGATCACCTGGCCCTTCGAGTTCGACCAGAGCCTGTCGGAGGGGGGCAACCGGATTCAGGCGGCCATCCAGCTCGCCAACCGCGAGATCGTCCGGCACATGCAGATCAAGGAAGAGCATCGCGGCATGGGCACCACCGTGGTCACCGCCGTGGTGCACGACGACGCCTGTTATATCGGCCACGTCGGCGATTCGCGCGCCTACCTGATCCGGGGCGGCCAGATCCGGCAGCTCACCCGGGACCATACCTTCGTCAACGAGCAGGTGGAGAAGGGGTTCATGAGCAAGGCCGAGGCGGAGCGCCATCCCGCCCGCAACATCCTGACACGGGCCGTGGGAAGCGCCGAGGAGCTGACGGTGGACCTCTCCGAGACGCGCTTGCAGCGCGGCGATTTCGTGCTGCTGTGCTCCGACGGATTGAGCTCGATGGCCGAGGATGCCGAGATCCTCCAGGTCGTCGAGGAAAAAGGAACCAACCTCGAGGAAGCCTGCCGCGGGCTGGTGGCGCTCGCCAACGAGCACGGCGGCTGGGACAACGTTACCGCCGTCCTGATTCACGCCGACTAA